A single window of Desulfovibrio sp. G11 DNA harbors:
- a CDS encoding BMC domain-containing protein: protein MLYAGEEALGLIETLGMVPAIYGADNMLKAADVELIAYENVGSTLVTIMVKGDVAAVQASVAAGAAAAATIGKLTAQNVMPRPVRGVGGIAMAHVVDSIPEGDPGLRSLGMIETFGIVYLMEAADAMIKTADVELIGYENVASGYCSALVQGDVAACKSAVEAGVKAVKNMGTDVYSSCVIPTPHRHLVKLVRRYTLA from the coding sequence ATGCTGTATGCAGGTGAGGAGGCCCTCGGCCTCATTGAAACGCTGGGGATGGTGCCTGCCATTTATGGGGCGGACAACATGCTCAAAGCCGCAGATGTAGAACTGATCGCTTACGAAAACGTAGGTTCTACTCTTGTAACCATTATGGTAAAGGGCGATGTGGCAGCCGTGCAGGCCTCTGTGGCCGCCGGGGCCGCAGCTGCAGCCACCATAGGCAAGCTCACGGCGCAAAATGTCATGCCGCGCCCGGTTCGCGGGGTTGGCGGCATCGCCATGGCCCACGTTGTGGACTCCATACCCGAGGGTGACCCCGGCCTACGTTCGCTGGGCATGATTGAAACCTTCGGGATCGTCTATCTTATGGAAGCGGCTGACGCCATGATAAAGACGGCCGATGTGGAGCTTATCGGCTATGAAAACGTGGCTTCTGGCTACTGTTCCGCCCTTGTTCAGGGCGACGTGGCGGCCTGCAAATCCGCAGTGGAGGCGGGCGTCAAGGCCGTAAAAAATATGGGTACAGACGTCTACAGTTCCTGCGTCATCCCCACCCCTCACCGGCATCTTGTAAAACTTGTACGGCGGTACACCCTGGCCTAG
- a CDS encoding DUF4037 domain-containing protein, with product MQGLTLAREFYHACRPVLWEEIPDIMARAAIGLVGEGSECFGCDDTASRDHDFGPAFCLWLPHAELQRHAPRIEAALRRLPAHFGGFDSRLAPAKRLGRVGPLAVEDFYTFFTGLSELPATWQEWLAIPEYQLAACTNGEVFEDGAGEFTRRRRALLAGYPDDVRLKKMAARCMIMAQAGQYNLPRCLQRGDGPAAMFCVTRFAEAALSLVYLCNARYMPFYKWAARLASSLPILGAEVTQTVNRLAAMPLRGAEDMEATRVAEDFCAAVARHLRHMGLSQDTGNWLWAHGPQIMRHVREPQLRHMDMLQG from the coding sequence ATGCAGGGATTGACCCTGGCCCGTGAATTTTACCACGCTTGTCGTCCTGTTTTGTGGGAAGAAATTCCTGATATCATGGCTCGTGCCGCAATTGGGCTGGTAGGCGAAGGTTCTGAGTGTTTTGGCTGCGATGACACGGCCTCTCGTGATCATGATTTCGGTCCTGCCTTTTGCCTGTGGCTGCCGCATGCCGAGCTACAGCGCCATGCGCCACGTATTGAGGCGGCTCTGAGGCGCCTTCCCGCCCACTTTGGCGGCTTTGACAGCAGACTTGCGCCTGCGAAACGCCTTGGCCGGGTGGGACCGTTGGCTGTTGAGGATTTTTACACTTTTTTCACCGGCTTGTCGGAACTTCCGGCTACCTGGCAGGAATGGCTGGCTATTCCGGAATATCAGTTGGCTGCCTGCACCAACGGCGAGGTTTTTGAAGACGGGGCAGGGGAATTCACACGGCGGCGCAGGGCATTGCTCGCTGGCTATCCGGATGATGTGCGGCTGAAAAAGATGGCGGCGCGATGCATGATCATGGCGCAGGCGGGCCAGTACAATCTGCCCAGATGCCTGCAGCGGGGCGATGGTCCTGCGGCCATGTTCTGCGTGACTCGCTTTGCCGAGGCCGCACTGTCGCTGGTATATCTGTGCAATGCCCGCTACATGCCTTTCTACAAGTGGGCCGCGCGCCTTGCGTCCTCGCTGCCCATACTGGGGGCCGAGGTTACGCAGACCGTGAACAGGCTTGCGGCCATGCCCTTGCGTGGGGCGGAAGATATGGAGGCTACGCGCGTGGCCGAAGATTTTTGTGCAGCCGTTGCACGGCATTTGCGTCATATGGGCCTGAGCCAAGATACGGGTAACTGGCTTTGGGCGCATGGCCCGCAGATCATGCGCCATGTGCGGGAACCTCAGTTGCGTCATATGGACATGCTGCAAGGCTGA
- a CDS encoding aldehyde dehydrogenase family protein produces the protein MIGDKDLISIQQARILAENAIEAGKKLAALPQENLDSIVEAMADAVETHAQSLAVMCHEESDCGRWQDKMAKNLFVCRRVRQSLRGMRCVGYLGGQEQEGVYDVGVPLGVIVALCPVTSPVSTAIYNVLLAIKSGNAIIFSLHPRAVDSMRHALDIMIAAGQAHGLPEGAISYLDIVAKSGTEELMRHPGVALVMVTGVLGMFEAARASGKPLIYGGTGNGPVFIERSADIPAAVEHIIASKTFDNGLAPSAEQCVIVDGCVERQTRRAFQDKGAYFMSEAEAQALSRVLFHEDGRRHRHMVGQSAEALATKAGFSIPADTKVLMAERKYVTGEDPYVRELLSPVLGYYVEPDWMHACEKCVELLLQERHAQTLAIHSRDEEVIRQFALKKPVARLLVNTGAAFGGMGLTTNLTPAMTQGSGIAGYGITSDNISPMNLIYRRKIGYGVRDLAQLADFTAPSAPGGGATGNEQNFDLLRRVLREALGALPQAR, from the coding sequence ATGATCGGCGACAAGGACCTCATTTCTATACAGCAGGCGCGCATTCTGGCCGAAAATGCCATTGAAGCCGGCAAAAAACTGGCCGCCCTGCCACAAGAGAATCTGGATAGCATTGTTGAAGCCATGGCAGACGCTGTGGAAACGCATGCGCAGTCCCTTGCCGTCATGTGTCATGAAGAAAGCGACTGTGGCCGCTGGCAGGACAAAATGGCCAAAAACCTTTTTGTCTGTCGCCGGGTCCGGCAGAGCCTGCGCGGCATGCGCTGCGTCGGCTATCTTGGCGGGCAGGAGCAGGAAGGCGTTTATGACGTTGGTGTGCCCCTGGGCGTCATTGTAGCCCTCTGCCCGGTGACCAGTCCTGTATCTACCGCCATCTATAACGTTCTGCTGGCCATCAAGTCCGGCAATGCCATAATTTTTTCCCTCCACCCCCGTGCTGTGGACAGCATGCGCCACGCCCTGGATATCATGATTGCCGCCGGTCAGGCCCACGGCCTGCCCGAAGGGGCCATATCCTATCTGGACATTGTGGCAAAAAGCGGCACGGAAGAACTCATGCGCCACCCCGGCGTGGCCCTGGTCATGGTTACGGGCGTGCTCGGCATGTTCGAGGCTGCCCGCGCCAGCGGCAAGCCCCTCATCTATGGCGGCACAGGTAACGGCCCGGTTTTCATCGAGCGCAGCGCCGACATTCCAGCCGCCGTGGAGCATATTATCGCCAGCAAAACCTTTGATAACGGGCTGGCGCCTTCAGCCGAGCAGTGCGTCATCGTGGATGGCTGTGTTGAGCGGCAGACCCGCCGGGCCTTTCAGGACAAAGGCGCATATTTCATGAGCGAGGCCGAGGCGCAGGCCCTGTCACGGGTGCTCTTTCATGAAGACGGACGCCGTCACCGCCACATGGTGGGCCAGTCTGCCGAGGCCCTTGCAACCAAGGCCGGCTTTTCCATTCCTGCCGATACAAAAGTGCTCATGGCTGAACGCAAGTACGTTACAGGCGAGGATCCCTATGTCAGGGAACTGCTCTCGCCCGTCCTCGGTTATTACGTGGAACCTGACTGGATGCACGCCTGCGAAAAGTGCGTGGAACTACTGCTTCAGGAGCGGCATGCGCAAACTCTGGCTATCCATAGCCGGGATGAAGAAGTCATCCGCCAGTTTGCCCTCAAAAAACCCGTGGCGCGCCTGCTGGTCAACACCGGCGCTGCTTTTGGCGGCATGGGGCTGACAACCAACCTTACCCCCGCCATGACGCAGGGCAGTGGCATTGCGGGCTACGGCATCACATCAGACAATATTTCACCCATGAATCTCATTTATCGCAGAAAGATAGGCTATGGCGTGCGTGATCTCGCCCAGCTGGCGGATTTCACCGCACCGTCCGCCCCCGGCGGGGGCGCGACCGGCAACGAGCAGAACTTTGACCTGCTCAGACGCGTACTGCGCGAGGCTCTGGGCGCTCTGCCCCAGGCTCGCTGA
- a CDS encoding MerR family transcriptional regulator, which yields MTKRRYSISQMSEISNISKKALRFYDDLGLIESKRHGANNYRYYTQEDLLAVPPLKYYKQMGFHLGEIREAFELGSNTSLTALRKIFMKKIEGLQEEERTLHLRLTSVHDWLELLHEAEMVLENGLHSVSVKYVQPDDLLFHDQTFSSDIKSAIINLEFTNYVESVSNSITGPVMIRFSSIEDRIKDEPQNVQILQKTILPCQPEETQPYGGFLAACCYHIGEHGAIRDTYRKIQRWCASNNYICDQGSYERYVTDFWTTNHEELFVTEVLVKVSRPGNVRSLMAKAD from the coding sequence ATGACAAAACGAAGATATTCCATCAGCCAGATGAGCGAGATTTCCAATATCTCGAAGAAAGCCCTGCGCTTTTACGATGATCTTGGCCTGATCGAATCCAAGCGGCACGGAGCCAACAATTACCGCTATTATACACAGGAAGACCTGTTGGCAGTGCCGCCGCTGAAATATTACAAGCAGATGGGATTTCACCTTGGTGAAATCCGCGAAGCCTTCGAATTGGGCAGCAATACCTCGCTTACGGCCTTACGCAAAATTTTTATGAAAAAGATCGAAGGGCTTCAGGAAGAAGAAAGAACCCTGCACCTTCGCCTCACCTCGGTGCACGACTGGCTTGAGTTGCTGCACGAGGCTGAGATGGTGCTTGAGAATGGTCTGCACAGTGTATCGGTAAAGTACGTGCAGCCGGACGACCTGCTCTTTCATGACCAGACTTTTTCATCCGATATCAAATCTGCCATCATAAATCTTGAATTTACCAACTATGTGGAGTCGGTGAGCAACAGCATCACCGGACCGGTCATGATCCGTTTTTCTTCCATTGAAGACCGCATCAAGGATGAGCCTCAGAACGTACAGATCCTGCAGAAGACCATCCTCCCCTGTCAGCCGGAAGAAACGCAGCCGTACGGGGGCTTTCTCGCGGCATGCTGCTATCATATCGGGGAGCACGGGGCTATCCGCGATACCTACAGGAAAATCCAGCGCTGGTGCGCATCGAACAACTATATTTGCGATCAGGGTTCGTATGAGCGCTACGTGACCGACTTCTGGACCACTAATCACGAAGAGCTTTTTGTTACCGAGGTGCTTGTGAAAGTCAGCCGCCCCGGAAATGTACGCAGCCTTATGGCAAAGGCAGACTGA
- a CDS encoding membrane protein codes for MEHTVQPSGVSGLGGSEAALEAKTKLTSSFRRRGVFTATMSGVSYGTYTAFMTLAMTMGVWGVWYGGGSGLSDFSVMFLLGALGAAVTDACSAFWAVLIAIGKGKLGDFFRCLRTKPGAILIGVAVIGGPLASTCYVLGLQSAGSIIVPISALCPAIGTILSRILFKQAISARMALGIFICFSASAMIGSTGLAENAPPNLFLGLTFGFLAAFGWGLEGCVGGYATSMIDPEIGITIRQVTSAVTNLCILVPLFALIGGDSAFFMIKTAFTDTAAMPWFLVAGFGAYFAFMLWYKGNAMCGTGLGMSCNGAFSFWGPFFCWLVLGLWFGIDGYALAPLVWIAAVIMVAGIFIIAVNPLDFFRKKG; via the coding sequence ATGGAGCACACGGTACAACCCTCTGGGGTTTCCGGCCTGGGCGGATCCGAGGCGGCCCTTGAGGCCAAAACAAAACTGACGAGCAGCTTCAGGCGGCGAGGCGTATTCACCGCAACCATGTCGGGGGTTTCTTACGGCACCTATACTGCCTTTATGACCCTGGCCATGACCATGGGCGTGTGGGGCGTGTGGTATGGGGGGGGATCGGGGCTTTCGGATTTTTCCGTCATGTTTCTTCTGGGGGCGCTGGGCGCGGCCGTTACTGACGCCTGCAGCGCTTTTTGGGCTGTGCTTATTGCCATAGGCAAGGGCAAACTGGGTGACTTTTTCCGCTGCCTGCGCACCAAACCCGGTGCCATCCTTATCGGCGTGGCTGTTATTGGCGGGCCTCTGGCAAGCACCTGCTATGTGCTTGGCCTGCAGAGCGCCGGGTCTATTATTGTGCCTATCAGCGCCCTTTGCCCGGCCATCGGTACCATTCTGAGCCGCATCCTTTTCAAGCAGGCGATTTCTGCCCGCATGGCTCTGGGTATTTTTATCTGCTTCTCTGCCAGCGCCATGATCGGCAGCACCGGCCTTGCCGAGAACGCGCCGCCGAACCTTTTTCTTGGCCTGACCTTTGGCTTTCTGGCCGCTTTCGGCTGGGGGCTTGAAGGCTGCGTGGGCGGTTACGCCACTTCCATGATTGATCCTGAAATCGGCATCACCATCCGCCAGGTCACTTCCGCTGTGACCAACCTTTGCATTCTGGTGCCCCTTTTCGCCCTCATCGGTGGCGACAGTGCCTTTTTTATGATCAAGACCGCCTTTACCGACACCGCCGCCATGCCCTGGTTCCTTGTGGCCGGCTTTGGCGCGTATTTTGCCTTCATGCTCTGGTACAAGGGCAACGCCATGTGCGGCACCGGACTTGGCATGTCGTGCAACGGCGCCTTCTCGTTCTGGGGTCCCTTCTTCTGCTGGCTTGTGCTCGGCCTGTGGTTTGGCATTGACGGCTACGCGCTGGCACCCCTGGTGTGGATCGCCGCTGTTATCATGGTGGCCGGTATCTTTATTATCGCTGTCAATCCGTTGGATTTCTTCAGGAAGAAGGGGTAG
- a CDS encoding DUF4125 family protein produces MVSQEQWGRDLQAALEPLAQGCPEDSLARLRTLLRTCDNTPLCRATTLEATARVLLAMSRGAEAVSVMEEGLALLRNAYGSSSPLTLNLMQNLAHLWLETGSYSKSEELGLEAAAACESAFGAHSPRLASALLHLSAVYYRRKEWDRAEQCLQRARGIWEGHARTSGTLPDQQLGTCLNNLGRLYEERGLLAAGIDWHRQAVALRRKVCGEHEDTAFSLGNLGVALASDGQWIEAARTLEEAVACYEKLGKGRSAEAESYKKNLELCRRASAELGTQPVSGSQSLGQDAREALLAEIIERELVMFLATPNEGGTAICQQRPDSFRVMRRMAHEPLNTDTLASYLDDLRNAELAGRNFMIEKYARMDDRLPPLSVSPLLDEIADAEEIFMRGASAKYPNVIVPDNRGAFKKYLRCELETLSPGTLALYARDLRHARQTGRNTALERYACLARLMGKSSLEELEASVRVAAV; encoded by the coding sequence ATGGTGAGTCAGGAACAGTGGGGCAGGGATTTGCAGGCTGCCCTGGAGCCTCTGGCTCAGGGGTGCCCTGAAGACAGCCTTGCGCGGCTGCGTACGCTGTTACGCACATGTGACAATACCCCGTTGTGCCGCGCCACGACCCTTGAGGCCACGGCCCGTGTGCTGCTGGCTATGAGCCGGGGGGCCGAGGCTGTGTCTGTTATGGAAGAAGGTCTCGCTCTCTTGCGCAATGCCTATGGTTCATCTTCTCCCTTAACTTTGAACCTGATGCAGAATCTGGCCCATCTCTGGCTGGAAACGGGAAGCTACAGCAAGAGCGAAGAGCTGGGACTGGAAGCAGCTGCCGCTTGTGAGTCGGCCTTTGGCGCGCATTCTCCCCGTTTGGCCAGCGCGTTGCTTCACCTTTCTGCAGTGTATTACCGCCGAAAAGAGTGGGACCGGGCGGAACAGTGCCTGCAACGTGCCAGAGGCATATGGGAAGGGCATGCCCGCACGTCCGGGACGCTGCCGGACCAGCAACTGGGAACCTGCCTGAACAATCTGGGACGCCTATATGAAGAGCGCGGCCTGCTCGCTGCGGGCATAGACTGGCATCGCCAGGCCGTTGCCCTGCGCCGGAAGGTCTGCGGCGAGCACGAGGACACTGCCTTTTCACTGGGTAATCTGGGCGTGGCGCTGGCTTCTGATGGGCAGTGGATCGAGGCCGCCCGTACCCTTGAAGAGGCGGTAGCCTGTTATGAAAAACTGGGTAAAGGCCGCAGCGCCGAAGCGGAAAGCTATAAAAAAAATCTTGAGCTGTGCCGCAGGGCCTCGGCAGAGCTGGGGACGCAGCCGGTTTCGGGGTCGCAATCTCTTGGGCAGGATGCGCGCGAAGCGCTGTTGGCGGAAATTATCGAGCGGGAGCTTGTCATGTTTCTGGCAACACCTAATGAAGGCGGAACAGCCATCTGCCAGCAGCGGCCAGACAGTTTCAGGGTCATGAGGCGTATGGCCCATGAACCACTGAACACCGACACGCTTGCCTCGTATCTTGATGATCTGCGCAATGCCGAACTGGCGGGGCGCAACTTCATGATTGAAAAATACGCCCGCATGGATGACCGGCTGCCTCCTTTAAGTGTAAGCCCCTTGCTGGATGAAATTGCGGATGCGGAAGAAATTTTTATGCGTGGCGCTTCTGCAAAATATCCCAATGTGATCGTGCCTGACAACCGGGGGGCTTTTAAAAAATACCTCCGCTGCGAACTTGAAACCCTTTCGCCAGGCACACTTGCCCTGTATGCCCGGGATCTGCGGCATGCCCGGCAGACAGGACGCAATACGGCCCTGGAGCGTTACGCCTGCCTGGCCCGCCTCATGGGCAAGTCCAGCCTTGAAGAACTTGAGGCTTCGGTTCGGGTTGCCGCTGTTTAG